The Musa acuminata AAA Group cultivar baxijiao unplaced genomic scaffold, Cavendish_Baxijiao_AAA HiC_scaffold_1051, whole genome shotgun sequence genome has a window encoding:
- the LOC135665970 gene encoding casein kinase 1-like protein 2, producing the protein LWGFLILLVLAGTNIQTNEEVAIKLENVKTKHPQLLYESKLYKILQGGTGIPNVRWFGVEGDYNVLVMDLLGPSLEDLFNFCSRKLSLKTVLMLADQMINRVEFVHSKSFLHRDIKPDNFIMGLGRRANQVYIIDFGLAKKYRDTSTHQHIPYRENKNLTGTARYASVNTHLGIEQSRRDDLESLGYVLMYFLRGSLPWQGLKAGTKKQKYEKISEKKVATSIEALCRGYPSEFASYFHYCRSLRFEDKPDYGYLKRLFRDLFIREGFQFDYVFDWTILKYQQSQIAGAPARAIGASAGPSSGLAPAVANDRQSGEEGRASGWLAMDPSRRGRVTPPPVNASSSSKQKAPVGNDTSASKDAMFSSSTFMGRSSGSSRRAAVSSSRDMVGPDTDQSRTRTAEASPVTFHKVSSAQRNSPAEHKHTSSGRKPSAIKNYESTLKGIEGLNFDSEERNQL; encoded by the exons CTTTGGGGATTTCTGATTCTTCTCGTGCTTGCAGGTACTAATATCCAAACGAACGAGGAAGTTGCAATTAAGCTC GAAAACGTCAAGACAAAGCACCCGCAGTTGCTATATGAATCAAAGCTCTACAAGATCCTGCAAGGAGGaa CTGGAATCCCTAATGTGAGGTGGTTTGGTGTTGAGGGTGATTATAATGTCCTTGTAATGGATTTACTAGGACCAAGTCTTGAAGATTTATTCAACTTTTGCAGCCGTAAACTCTCTCTGAAGACTGTTTTGATGCTTGCGGATCAGATG ATTAATCGAGTGGAATTTGTGCATTCTAAGTCCTTTCTGCACCGGGACATCAAACCAGATAATTTTATTATGGGTCTTGGCAGACGAGCTAATCAG GTTTACATAATTGATTTTGGTCTGGCAAAGAAGTATAGGGATACTTCAACACATCAGCATATTCCATATAG AGAGAACAAAAATTTGACTGGGACAGCAAGATATGCGAGTGTGAACACACATCTCGGCATAG AACAAAGCAGGAGGGATgatcttgaatctcttggatatgTTCTTATGTACTTTCTAAGAGGAAG CCTTCCTTGGCAAGGTCTAAAAGCAGGAACCAAGAAGCAGAAGTATGAAAAAATTAGTGAAAAGAAAGTTGCCACATCAATTGAG GCTTTATGCAGGGGATATCCTTCAGAGTTTGCTTCGTACTTCCATTATTGCCGTTCACTTCGATTTGAGGATAAGCCTGATTATGGATATCTGAAGAGATTGTTCCGTGACCTTTTCATCCGTGAAG GTTTTCAGTTTGATTATGTATTTGATTGGACCATTTTAAAGTATCAGCAATCGCAGATAGCTGGTGCTCCTGCACGTgctatt GGTGCAAGTGCAGGACCAAGCTCTGGCTTGGCTCCTGCTGTGGCCAATGATAGGCAGTCag GTGAGGAAGGAAGGGCAAGTGGTTGGTTGGCTATGGACCCTTCTCGTCGGGGACGAGTTACACCTCCACCTGTAAATGCAAGCAGCTCGTCAAAGCAGAAGGCCCCTGTGGGGAATGATACATCTGCCAGTAAAGATGCTATG TTTTCCAGTTCAACCTTTATGGGACGATCAAGCGGTTCATCAAGGCGAGCTGCTGTTTCTAGTAGCCGAGACATGGTGGGCCCTGACACAGATCAATCTCGCACTCGTACTGCTGAGGCCAGCCCAGTGACTTTCCACAAGGTTTCGAGTGCTCAAAGAAATTCGCCTGCAGAGCACAAGCATACTTCATCTGGAAGGAAACCATCTGCAATCAAGAATTACGAGTCCACGCTCAAAGGCATCGAGGGCCTTAATTTTGATAGCGAGGAAAGGAACCAGTTATAG